The following proteins come from a genomic window of Carassius carassius chromosome 10, fCarCar2.1, whole genome shotgun sequence:
- the raly gene encoding RNA-binding protein Raly isoform X2 codes for MSLKVQTSNITNKNDPKSINSRVFIGNLNTAVVKKSDVETIFSKYGRVLGCSVHKGYAFVQYANERHARGAVIGENGRVLAGQTLDINMAGEPKPSRPKGLKRTAATLYSGYDFDYDYYRDDFYDRLFEYRGRVSPVPRVVPVKRPRVAVPVVRRVKSLPVKLLTRSTILPNSTVKHKLKSTELQAIKSELTQIKSNIDALLGRLDQITEDKYCATELQKADEMKSELSQDESGSESEELQHSDVEEGEEHTHEDCDEDMENNHISEMDSILQ; via the exons ATGTCGCTGAAAGTCCAGACGAGCAACATTACCAACAAAAATGACCCCAAATCGATCAACTCACGTGTGTTTATCGGCAACCTTAACACAGCGGTGGTGAAAAAGAGTGATGTAGAGACGATCTTCTCCAAATACGGCCGTGTGTTGGGCTGCTCGGTTCATAAAGGCTATGCCTTCGTTCAGTACGCTAATGAGAGACACGCTCGTGGAGCCGTCATTGGAGAAAATGGACGTGTGCTTGCCGGACAGACCCTCG ATATTAACATGGCAGGTGAACCCAAACCCAGCAGGCCTAAAGGACTAAAGAGAACTGCAGCAACATTATACAG CGGTTATGATTTTGACTATGATTACTACAGAGATGACTTCTATGACAG GCTGTTTGAGTACCGAGGCAGAGTATCTCCGGTGCCCAGAGTGGTTCCAGTAAAGCGCCCCCGTGTGGCAGTGCCGGTCGTCCGCAGGGTGAAGTCCTTACCTGTCAAACTCCTGACCAGATCCACTATCCTTCCCAACAGCACTGTCAAACACAAGT TGAAATCAACCGAGCTGCAAGCTATCAAATCAGAACTGACACAGATCAAGTCCAACATCGACGCGCTGCTGGGACGCCTCGACCAGATCACGGAGGACAAATACTGTGCCACAG AGTTGCAGAAGGCAGATGAAATGAAGAGTGAATTGTCCCAGGATGAGTCCGGCTCAGAGTCAGAAGAACTGCAGCACAGTGATGTGGAGGAGGGCGAGGAACACACACACGAGGATTGTGATGAAGACATG GAAAACAATCACATATCTGAAATGGATTCCATTCTTCAATAA
- the raly gene encoding RNA-binding protein Raly isoform X1, which produces MSLKVQTSNITNKNDPKSINSRVFIGNLNTAVVKKSDVETIFSKYGRVLGCSVHKGYAFVQYANERHARGAVIGENGRVLAGQTLDINMAGEPKPSRPKGLKRTAATLYSGYDFDYDYYRDDFYDRLFEYRGRVSPVPRVVPVKRPRVAVPVVRRVKSLPVKLLTRSTILPNSTVKHKLKSTELQAIKSELTQIKSNIDALLGRLDQITEDKYCATELQKADEMKSELSQDESGSESEELQHSDVEEGEEHTHEDCDEDMVRDVWTEAGELRNENNHISEMDSILQ; this is translated from the exons ATGTCGCTGAAAGTCCAGACGAGCAACATTACCAACAAAAATGACCCCAAATCGATCAACTCACGTGTGTTTATCGGCAACCTTAACACAGCGGTGGTGAAAAAGAGTGATGTAGAGACGATCTTCTCCAAATACGGCCGTGTGTTGGGCTGCTCGGTTCATAAAGGCTATGCCTTCGTTCAGTACGCTAATGAGAGACACGCTCGTGGAGCCGTCATTGGAGAAAATGGACGTGTGCTTGCCGGACAGACCCTCG ATATTAACATGGCAGGTGAACCCAAACCCAGCAGGCCTAAAGGACTAAAGAGAACTGCAGCAACATTATACAG CGGTTATGATTTTGACTATGATTACTACAGAGATGACTTCTATGACAG GCTGTTTGAGTACCGAGGCAGAGTATCTCCGGTGCCCAGAGTGGTTCCAGTAAAGCGCCCCCGTGTGGCAGTGCCGGTCGTCCGCAGGGTGAAGTCCTTACCTGTCAAACTCCTGACCAGATCCACTATCCTTCCCAACAGCACTGTCAAACACAAGT TGAAATCAACCGAGCTGCAAGCTATCAAATCAGAACTGACACAGATCAAGTCCAACATCGACGCGCTGCTGGGACGCCTCGACCAGATCACGGAGGACAAATACTGTGCCACAG AGTTGCAGAAGGCAGATGAAATGAAGAGTGAATTGTCCCAGGATGAGTCCGGCTCAGAGTCAGAAGAACTGCAGCACAGTGATGTGGAGGAGGGCGAGGAACACACACACGAGGATTGTGATGAAGACATGGTACGAGATGTATGGACAGAAGCTGGAGAATTGAGAAAC GAAAACAATCACATATCTGAAATGGATTCCATTCTTCAATAA